A part of Prolixibacteraceae bacterium genomic DNA contains:
- a CDS encoding tetratricopeptide repeat protein — MKKLLVFTALSAFALNASAQKSKVYSAQNYAKEGKLDKAYEAINGALDPNYKKADKILAWPKTFIAKGQVMRSIATTKNKSYDGLKKQLVNPLDSSLTAYIKAASIDEGNRYSKEIKAAMMFLITDFTNAGAKAYEVQDYKGASDAFVNVLRIEENPVYIGSDKAVIDTVIMYNIAVASSAAKMYDRAIEYYNKTQEVGYNGEKCALGIINAYKAQNDSVKALEAMQDAFHKYPTDQGILVELINYYIQSKNVEGALTYLDKAIASDPKNPSYYFAKGSVYDNLGDPTKAIEAYNKAIEAKSDFADAYYNLGAVFYNKGVKLLEVANSLPTSEVKKYEAQKELANVEFEKAVPYFEKAAEINPKEKATFENLKNLYYRLGMNDKYDVVMKKMKELE; from the coding sequence ATGAAGAAGTTACTGGTCTTTACTGCACTTTCTGCTTTTGCATTGAATGCATCTGCACAAAAAAGCAAAGTGTATAGTGCACAAAATTATGCTAAGGAAGGAAAATTGGATAAAGCTTATGAAGCAATTAATGGTGCTCTTGATCCAAATTACAAAAAAGCAGATAAGATTCTTGCTTGGCCTAAAACATTTATTGCTAAAGGGCAGGTGATGCGTTCTATTGCTACCACAAAGAATAAAAGCTATGATGGGCTTAAGAAACAACTGGTCAATCCACTTGATTCATCTCTAACAGCTTATATTAAAGCTGCTTCTATAGATGAAGGTAATCGTTACTCTAAAGAGATCAAAGCTGCGATGATGTTCTTAATCACAGACTTTACTAATGCTGGTGCAAAAGCGTACGAAGTTCAAGATTATAAAGGTGCATCTGATGCATTTGTAAATGTTCTTAGAATTGAAGAAAATCCTGTTTATATTGGTAGTGATAAAGCGGTAATTGATACAGTTATCATGTACAATATTGCTGTAGCATCTTCAGCTGCAAAAATGTATGATCGTGCTATTGAGTATTACAATAAAACTCAAGAGGTTGGATATAATGGCGAAAAATGTGCTCTAGGCATCATTAATGCTTATAAAGCGCAAAATGATAGTGTGAAAGCTCTAGAGGCTATGCAAGATGCATTTCACAAGTATCCAACAGATCAAGGTATCTTAGTTGAATTGATTAACTACTATATCCAATCAAAGAATGTAGAAGGTGCACTTACTTATTTAGATAAAGCAATTGCTTCAGATCCAAAGAATCCATCATATTATTTCGCTAAAGGATCTGTATATGATAATCTTGGAGACCCAACTAAAGCAATAGAGGCTTATAATAAAGCTATCGAAGCAAAGTCTGATTTTGCAGATGCTTATTACAACTTAGGTGCTGTTTTCTATAACAAAGGGGTGAAGCTTCTTGAAGTTGCAAATAGTCTACCAACAAGTGAGGTAAAGAAGTATGAGGCTCAAAAAGAGTTAGCTAATGTTGAGTTTGAAAAAGCAGTACCTTATTTTGAAAAAGCTGCAGAGATCAATCCAAAAGAGAAAGCAACCTTTGAGAATCTAAAGAACTTATACTATCGTTTAGGAATGAATGACAAGTATGATGTTGTTATGAAGAAGATGAAAGAGCTTGAATAA
- a CDS encoding methylglyoxal synthase has translation MIRKKKNVAIVAHDNRKADIVEWVDWNWKALAQHSLVCTGTTGRLVEETITKKCQENDFFAPTVKRLKSGPLGGDQQLGALICEGKIDMVIFFWDPMEPQPHDVDVKALLRISVLYNVPTASNRATADFMISSALFDQDYKPEVKDYTSYITRDIESK, from the coding sequence ATGATCAGAAAAAAGAAGAATGTAGCAATCGTTGCTCATGATAATAGAAAAGCTGACATTGTTGAGTGGGTTGATTGGAATTGGAAGGCTCTTGCTCAGCATTCATTAGTTTGTACAGGAACAACAGGTCGTTTAGTTGAAGAGACAATCACAAAGAAATGTCAAGAGAACGATTTCTTTGCACCTACAGTTAAAAGACTAAAATCAGGACCTCTAGGTGGAGATCAACAGCTAGGAGCTCTTATCTGCGAAGGAAAGATCGATATGGTGATCTTCTTTTGGGATCCAATGGAGCCACAGCCTCATGACGTGGATGTGAAAGCTTTGCTACGTATCTCGGTTCTTTATAATGTGCCTACAGCTTCTAATAGAGCAACGGCTGATTTTATGATATCTTCAGCACTATTCGATCAAGACTATAAGCCAGAAGTAAAAGATTATACATCTTATATTACAAGAGACATTGAATCAAAATAG
- a CDS encoding flavodoxin domain-containing protein yields MKAKIAILTSSQGKNTQKVAEILQEMMPDGISLESIDIDKSDGSELKDYKHLIMGLSTWFDGEIPFYWDEFLPSIEDQSFKGKKVAIYSLGDAKNYPDNFCDAIGVLSEWLEKRDAKIIGCVSTKGYHFDTSYYIDNDEFKGLPVEFNVEDSDWERKLSDWSKQILKEFTL; encoded by the coding sequence ATGAAAGCGAAAATCGCAATATTAACAAGTAGTCAAGGGAAAAATACCCAAAAAGTGGCTGAGATACTACAAGAGATGATGCCTGATGGCATTTCTCTTGAATCTATTGATATAGACAAATCAGATGGATCAGAATTAAAGGATTATAAACATCTGATAATGGGGCTTTCGACTTGGTTCGATGGGGAAATACCATTTTATTGGGATGAATTTCTCCCATCTATAGAAGATCAATCATTTAAGGGTAAAAAAGTAGCTATCTATAGCCTTGGAGACGCTAAGAACTATCCAGATAATTTCTGTGATGCAATTGGTGTTCTGTCAGAATGGTTGGAGAAAAGAGATGCTAAAATTATTGGTTGTGTCTCAACCAAAGGATACCATTTTGACACCTCTTATTATATTGATAATGACGAGTTCAAAGGTCTACCAGTAGAGTTCAATGTCGAAGATTCTGATTGGGAACGTAAACTATCTGATTGGAGTAAGCAGATTCTAAAAGAATTTACTCTTTAA
- a CDS encoding 2-oxoisovalerate dehydrogenase, translating into MKDINKLHDLEVPQEFSVRKTPKKQLEHWYRLMTIGRIIDEKAPNYLKQALGWSYHAPYAGHDGIQLAIGQVFKKEQDYYFPYYRDMLACLSAGMSAEELLLNGLSKAADPSSGGRHMSNHFAKPEINIENVSSNTGNHTLHAVGVARSLKYYKDDGVAMSSQGESSVSEGYVYEAINGASKEKLPVIFVFQDNGYGISVPKRDQTARRKVADNFRGFKNLRIIHCNGKDVFDSMNAMSEAHRWAKENQMPCIVHANCVRIHSHSNSDRHDLYRDEDELVYTKAYDPLAKFERMLIRYGHFTEEELTQIKQESKDVVNKAHRKVITEKGPSSESIFDFVTPEPYVSTKYPDGTHQYDGPKKKLIEALNETLKAEFRHNPETFLYGQDMANKKKGGVFNVAKGMQPEFGKGRVFNGPIAEDYIVGTANGMSRYKKQNIRVVIEGAEFADYFWPAMEQFVDSSHDYWRSNGKFSPNMTIRLASGGYIGGGIYHSQNIEGSLTTFPGVRVVYPSYADDAAGLLRTSIRSKGMTMFLEPKALYNSDKTATSIPDDFEVPFGKLRVRKEGKDLSVITYGNTVPMCMEVANELEKEGYNIEIIDLRSLVPLDIEGIKASVKKTNKAIVIHEDKVFSGFGAEIVSEVMETCFEDLDGPIKRVGAKFTPVGFNPALEKATLPNNQLIKDAIIDTLKY; encoded by the coding sequence ATGAAAGATATTAATAAACTTCATGATCTTGAGGTGCCTCAAGAGTTTAGTGTTAGAAAAACACCAAAGAAGCAACTAGAACATTGGTACCGATTGATGACAATTGGTCGTATTATTGATGAGAAAGCACCTAATTATCTGAAGCAAGCACTCGGATGGTCCTATCATGCACCATATGCTGGACATGATGGTATTCAATTGGCCATTGGTCAAGTGTTTAAGAAAGAGCAAGATTATTATTTCCCGTACTATAGAGATATGCTTGCATGCCTCTCAGCGGGGATGTCTGCAGAGGAGCTATTGTTGAATGGATTATCTAAAGCTGCCGATCCATCGAGTGGCGGAAGGCATATGTCTAACCATTTTGCTAAGCCTGAAATTAATATTGAGAATGTTTCATCGAACACAGGAAATCATACCCTTCATGCTGTTGGTGTTGCCAGGTCATTAAAATACTATAAAGATGACGGGGTTGCGATGAGTTCTCAAGGAGAGAGTTCTGTTTCTGAAGGATATGTTTACGAAGCAATTAATGGCGCATCCAAAGAGAAGCTTCCTGTAATCTTTGTCTTCCAAGATAACGGTTATGGTATATCTGTACCAAAAAGAGATCAAACGGCACGTCGTAAAGTTGCTGACAATTTCCGTGGCTTTAAGAACCTTCGTATTATACATTGTAATGGTAAAGATGTTTTTGATTCAATGAATGCGATGTCTGAAGCACATAGATGGGCTAAGGAGAATCAAATGCCTTGTATTGTTCATGCAAACTGTGTCCGTATTCATTCGCATTCAAATAGTGATCGTCATGACCTTTATCGCGATGAGGATGAGCTAGTTTATACTAAAGCATATGATCCATTAGCAAAGTTTGAAAGAATGCTGATACGTTATGGTCATTTTACAGAAGAGGAACTAACTCAAATAAAACAAGAGTCAAAAGATGTTGTAAACAAGGCACATAGAAAAGTGATTACTGAGAAAGGACCTTCATCTGAAAGTATCTTTGACTTTGTTACTCCAGAACCTTATGTGTCAACAAAATACCCTGATGGTACTCATCAATATGATGGTCCTAAAAAGAAGCTTATAGAGGCTCTAAATGAGACCTTAAAGGCTGAATTTAGACATAATCCTGAGACTTTTTTATATGGCCAAGATATGGCAAATAAAAAGAAGGGGGGAGTCTTTAATGTTGCTAAAGGTATGCAACCAGAATTTGGAAAAGGACGAGTCTTTAATGGGCCTATTGCAGAAGACTACATTGTTGGTACGGCAAACGGAATGTCTCGATATAAAAAACAGAATATTCGTGTGGTAATAGAAGGAGCGGAGTTTGCTGATTACTTCTGGCCTGCGATGGAACAATTTGTTGATTCATCACACGACTATTGGAGATCTAATGGTAAATTTTCACCAAATATGACTATCAGACTTGCTTCTGGAGGTTATATCGGTGGTGGTATATATCATAGTCAAAACATTGAAGGTAGCTTAACTACTTTCCCTGGGGTACGTGTGGTTTATCCATCCTATGCAGACGATGCGGCAGGACTATTAAGAACATCGATTAGATCGAAAGGAATGACCATGTTCCTTGAGCCTAAGGCATTATATAATTCAGATAAAACAGCCACCTCTATACCTGATGATTTTGAAGTTCCTTTCGGAAAACTTAGAGTAAGAAAAGAAGGTAAAGATCTTTCAGTTATTACATATGGGAATACAGTCCCTATGTGTATGGAAGTTGCCAATGAACTGGAAAAAGAAGGGTACAATATTGAGATTATTGATCTAAGGAGCTTAGTCCCACTTGATATTGAAGGGATAAAAGCATCTGTAAAGAAGACAAATAAGGCTATTGTTATTCATGAAGATAAAGTATTTTCAGGTTTTGGAGCTGAGATTGTATCTGAAGTTATGGAGACATGTTTCGAGGATTTAGATGGTCCAATAAAACGAGTAGGGGCAAAATTCACACCTGTTGGTTTTAATCCGGCACTTGAAAAAGCTACACTTCCTAATAATCAATTGATTAAAGATGCTATTATTGACACCCTAAAGTATTAA
- a CDS encoding 2-oxo acid dehydrogenase subunit E2 — MSIYQILMPKLGESVVEGTISKILVSEGDEIQEDDLLVEITTAKVDSEIPSPVAGVVTKIYCDEDELLSAGTLLMDIRLEGEEDDEGSAADKETNTAIEDNTTISDDANEKQFLSPLVKKMMKDHGLSKEDLRSVKGSGVGGRIRKEDLLAYLETTSNTQTTTAPVEAPKVAAPKKEVSTPVSNSVTDSTALDGNVIEMGNTRKIIAQRMVDSLSTSAHVTTVVQADVTPLVEWRKRMNPGIKEKHQVSVSYLSIFVEIVSKALRSYPKLNSSIVGDKVVLKDEVNVGFAAATEDDDLFVPVVKNSDQLNTVGISKQVNKLIDKVRSKNLGIDEMTGGTFTLTNFGSFKGLFGTPIINQPEVAILALGNIEKVPAVIETEYGDVIGIRHKMYLSLSHDHRIIDGMLAGKFLQEIVKEIESFNPNVI; from the coding sequence ATGTCAATTTATCAGATATTAATGCCTAAACTAGGCGAAAGTGTAGTAGAAGGAACAATTTCAAAGATCTTAGTATCCGAGGGTGATGAGATTCAAGAAGATGATCTATTGGTAGAAATCACTACTGCTAAGGTGGATTCAGAAATACCTTCTCCAGTAGCTGGAGTTGTTACAAAAATTTATTGTGACGAAGATGAGTTACTGTCTGCTGGCACCTTATTGATGGATATCCGTCTCGAAGGAGAAGAGGATGATGAAGGTAGCGCTGCTGATAAGGAAACGAACACTGCAATTGAAGATAACACCACTATTTCTGATGATGCAAATGAGAAGCAATTCTTATCTCCATTGGTAAAGAAAATGATGAAAGATCACGGCCTTTCTAAAGAAGATCTGCGTTCAGTTAAAGGAAGTGGTGTAGGGGGGCGCATTCGAAAAGAAGACCTTCTGGCTTACCTAGAGACAACGTCGAATACCCAAACTACAACTGCACCAGTTGAAGCTCCTAAGGTAGCAGCACCGAAAAAAGAGGTGTCAACACCTGTTTCAAATAGTGTAACAGACTCTACAGCTTTGGATGGCAATGTAATCGAGATGGGAAATACTCGTAAAATTATTGCTCAACGCATGGTAGATTCTTTAAGCACTTCTGCTCACGTGACTACGGTTGTTCAAGCAGATGTTACTCCATTAGTTGAGTGGCGAAAGAGAATGAATCCTGGTATTAAAGAGAAACATCAGGTATCAGTTTCATATCTTTCTATTTTTGTTGAGATTGTATCGAAGGCTTTGAGGAGTTATCCTAAGCTAAATAGTTCAATTGTTGGAGACAAGGTTGTTCTTAAAGATGAAGTGAATGTAGGATTTGCTGCAGCAACGGAAGATGATGATCTATTTGTTCCTGTAGTTAAGAATAGTGATCAACTTAATACTGTCGGAATCTCAAAACAAGTAAACAAACTTATTGATAAAGTTCGTTCAAAGAATCTTGGTATTGATGAAATGACTGGTGGTACGTTTACTCTTACTAATTTTGGCTCTTTCAAAGGTCTATTTGGAACACCGATCATTAATCAACCTGAAGTCGCAATTCTTGCATTGGGAAATATTGAAAAGGTTCCTGCTGTAATTGAGACAGAGTATGGGGATGTAATTGGTATTCGTCATAAAATGTACTTGTCATTATCTCATGATCATAGAATCATTGATGGAATGCTAGCAGGTAAGTTTCTACAAGAAATTGTAAAAGAGATTGAGTCCTTTAATCCTAATGTAATCTAA
- a CDS encoding cation:proton antiporter: MNTFAMLIILCLVIILSALFGALNKKTNFPTVLSLLVLGVVMQHVFNRYDLHFEKQQLLEFLGNVGIIFIVLEAALDLKISSKKRTLISKSFWLALISLIGCMLVLSTLFKVFLQNLGWVQCLLYALPLSLVSSAIVIPSVHHMSEEKKDFLIYESTFSDILGIMAFYFLVNNLDETSVLKVTVNILSSTVLTVVVSIVSSLVLFYVFHKMVHRHIRFSVFIAVLVLLYALGKLFHLSSLLLILIYGVLLSNHKTLLNKFHLPSDWVDPHLSDELLSHFKLITDEGSFIIRTLFFVIFGMYLSFDDIFSLQNMLISGLFIAGIYIIHYILLKIFFKKNITPEVYIAPRGLISILLFFAIPKNYLIAEIESSLLFIVIVVTSVVMGFGLMIQSKNKPKLES; encoded by the coding sequence ATGAACACATTCGCTATGTTGATAATATTATGCTTAGTGATAATATTATCTGCTCTATTTGGTGCTTTAAATAAAAAAACCAACTTTCCTACCGTATTAAGTTTACTTGTATTAGGCGTTGTGATGCAACATGTATTTAATCGATATGATTTGCATTTTGAGAAACAACAATTACTTGAGTTCTTAGGTAATGTTGGTATTATTTTCATCGTTCTTGAGGCAGCATTAGATTTAAAGATTTCATCAAAAAAGAGAACATTAATATCAAAATCTTTCTGGCTAGCACTAATATCACTTATTGGGTGTATGCTCGTTCTATCTACCTTATTTAAAGTGTTTCTACAAAACCTAGGTTGGGTACAGTGTTTATTATATGCCTTACCTTTATCATTAGTAAGTAGTGCCATTGTCATTCCAAGTGTTCATCATATGTCTGAAGAGAAAAAAGACTTTCTAATTTATGAGAGTACTTTCTCCGATATACTAGGGATTATGGCATTTTATTTCTTGGTAAATAATCTTGATGAAACTAGTGTATTAAAGGTTACAGTCAACATCCTTTCAAGTACAGTGTTAACGGTTGTCGTGTCTATTGTAAGTAGCTTAGTTCTATTCTATGTGTTTCATAAGATGGTACATCGACATATTCGCTTTTCGGTGTTTATAGCAGTACTAGTATTACTTTATGCATTAGGGAAATTATTTCATCTTTCATCACTATTATTAATCCTGATTTATGGTGTTTTATTAAGTAATCACAAAACGCTTTTAAATAAGTTTCATCTTCCTAGTGATTGGGTTGATCCCCACCTTTCAGATGAACTTCTCTCCCATTTTAAATTGATAACCGATGAAGGCTCCTTTATTATTCGAACACTATTCTTTGTAATATTTGGAATGTACTTATCCTTTGACGATATCTTCTCTCTACAGAATATGCTTATTTCAGGGTTATTTATTGCAGGTATATATATCATTCACTATATACTCTTGAAGATTTTCTTCAAGAAAAATATTACTCCCGAAGTTTATATTGCACCTAGAGGATTGATTTCGATTCTTCTTTTCTTCGCCATACCAAAGAACTATCTGATCGCTGAAATTGAAAGTAGTCTATTATTCATAGTTATCGTGGTCACTTCTGTAGTTATGGGATTTGGGTTAATGATACAATCAAAGAACAAACCAAAGCTTGAGTCTTAA
- a CDS encoding ketoacyl-ACP synthase III, translated as MENKIYTVITGSGSSIPPRVVKNEEFVNHKFYQPGKQVPFDTPGEEITSKFEAITCIAERRYVDEKQTASDLAVESAILALDDAGLDKENLDFIIVAHNFGDVKSGSTRIDNMPSLANKVKDKLAIKNPSTFCHDNISGCPGWTQAMIIADAYIRAGFYQKGLVIGADVLSRVSDPHDRDTMIFADGAGAVVVEAKESDVPVGILAHESRSDGGKYCNALQMGSSWNPDYDQSEEVIKMEGNKIYVYALSTVPGVVKKSIDKAGLDLSDINKVFIHQANEKMDLAILERVYKLYKVKEVDYSIMPMSIRELGNSSTATVPTLFDLVKKNKIEGQSIESGQNIIFTSVGAGMNVNSIIYRIP; from the coding sequence ATGGAAAATAAAATATATACAGTTATTACTGGATCTGGATCTTCAATTCCTCCTAGGGTTGTTAAGAATGAAGAATTTGTAAATCATAAATTTTATCAGCCAGGGAAGCAAGTTCCTTTTGATACTCCAGGTGAAGAGATTACATCTAAATTTGAGGCAATCACTTGTATTGCAGAGCGTCGTTATGTAGATGAGAAACAGACGGCATCAGATTTAGCTGTGGAGAGCGCGATTCTTGCATTGGACGATGCAGGATTAGACAAGGAAAACCTTGACTTTATTATTGTTGCACACAATTTTGGAGATGTAAAGAGTGGAAGTACTCGTATTGACAACATGCCTTCATTAGCAAATAAAGTAAAGGACAAGCTAGCAATAAAGAATCCTTCGACTTTTTGTCATGATAATATTTCAGGATGTCCAGGATGGACACAAGCTATGATTATCGCAGATGCTTATATTAGGGCTGGTTTCTACCAAAAAGGTCTAGTTATTGGTGCAGATGTATTATCAAGAGTTTCTGATCCTCATGATCGTGATACAATGATCTTTGCTGATGGTGCAGGAGCTGTGGTTGTTGAAGCAAAAGAGAGTGATGTACCAGTAGGTATCTTAGCTCATGAAAGTCGTTCAGATGGGGGCAAATATTGTAATGCTCTTCAAATGGGATCTTCTTGGAATCCAGACTATGATCAATCAGAAGAAGTGATCAAAATGGAAGGAAATAAGATCTATGTTTATGCCCTGTCAACTGTACCTGGTGTAGTTAAGAAAAGTATCGACAAAGCAGGTTTAGATCTTTCTGATATCAACAAAGTTTTTATTCATCAAGCCAATGAGAAGATGGACCTTGCGATATTGGAAAGAGTATATAAACTATATAAAGTGAAGGAAGTAGATTACTCAATTATGCCTATGTCTATACGCGAATTGGGTAACTCGTCAACAGCAACTGTGCCTACGCTATTTGATTTGGTTAAGAAAAATAAAATAGAAGGACAATCTATAGAGAGTGGTCAGAATATTATTTTCACCTCTGTTGGTGCTGGAATGAATGTCAATTCTATAATTTATCGAATTCCATAA
- a CDS encoding competence/damage-inducible protein A: MIQTKVITIGDELLIGQVIDTNSAWIGKKLNEIGVAVNRITSIRDTESDILKELDDAEMDIILVTGGLGPTNDDITKDTVAKYFNTELYLDEEYYLALEALLKSLNLDMNPLNRAQALVPRGCRIIANSKGTAPGMHMVKGNQHFFFMPGVPLEMKQMMQDDVIPFLKRTFQLKSVYHRTVLTTGVPESELAIILEDWEKNLYDQISLAYLPSLNGVRLRLSCYDGDDTLKQEIASQVEYLKNQYSKFVYGEEDQSLAEVIAQMLTEQNLTLATAESCTGGHIAHSFTQIAGASAYFRGGLVAYDNEIKMEELSVAAEHIYEFGAVSKPVVVQMVRGAVDKFDTDLVIATSGIAGPTGGTEDKPVGTVWIAVGNRRKIVSKCFHFGQNRERVIRRTTMTALNILRNEFLKK; the protein is encoded by the coding sequence ATGATTCAAACAAAAGTTATCACGATTGGTGATGAATTATTAATAGGTCAAGTGATAGATACCAATTCCGCTTGGATTGGTAAAAAACTGAATGAGATTGGGGTAGCAGTAAATAGGATCACCTCTATTCGTGACACAGAATCGGATATTCTTAAAGAATTAGATGATGCTGAGATGGATATTATTTTAGTAACAGGAGGGCTTGGTCCTACTAACGATGATATCACAAAAGATACTGTGGCAAAATATTTTAACACAGAACTCTACTTAGATGAAGAGTATTATCTTGCATTAGAAGCATTGCTTAAATCGTTAAACTTAGATATGAATCCGTTGAATCGTGCACAAGCATTGGTTCCAAGAGGTTGTCGTATCATTGCAAATAGTAAGGGAACAGCTCCTGGAATGCATATGGTAAAAGGAAATCAACATTTCTTTTTTATGCCTGGTGTTCCCTTGGAAATGAAACAGATGATGCAGGATGATGTTATTCCTTTTCTGAAGAGAACCTTTCAATTAAAGAGTGTTTATCATCGAACCGTATTGACTACGGGTGTTCCAGAATCGGAATTGGCAATAATATTAGAAGATTGGGAGAAGAACCTTTATGATCAAATTTCATTGGCTTATCTACCTAGCCTAAATGGAGTTCGACTACGTTTAAGCTGTTACGATGGAGATGATACACTTAAACAAGAGATAGCGAGTCAAGTTGAATATCTTAAGAATCAATATAGCAAATTTGTATATGGTGAAGAAGATCAAAGTTTGGCTGAGGTAATTGCTCAGATGTTAACAGAGCAAAATCTAACACTCGCAACTGCTGAGAGCTGTACAGGTGGCCATATAGCACACAGTTTCACTCAAATAGCTGGTGCTTCTGCGTATTTTAGAGGAGGTTTAGTGGCCTATGATAATGAGATAAAGATGGAGGAGTTATCTGTTGCAGCAGAACATATTTATGAATTTGGAGCAGTATCTAAACCTGTAGTAGTGCAGATGGTCAGAGGTGCTGTAGATAAATTCGATACCGATTTGGTTATTGCTACTTCTGGAATCGCTGGACCAACAGGAGGGACCGAAGATAAACCCGTAGGAACGGTTTGGATTGCAGTAGGGAATCGTCGTAAAATTGTCTCTAAATGTTTTCATTTTGGACAGAACCGTGAGCGTGTCATTCGTAGAACAACCATGACAGCTTTAAATATATTAAGAAACGAATTTTTGAAGAAGTAG
- a CDS encoding DJ-1/PfpI family protein, with the protein MKRVIVLLFDGYSDWEISFLTPELQKNRDVTLQYVSIHGDSVTSMGGLLVKGLFPFSELNMETVSMLILPGGPIWESGVDEIILNLIRRVLDQGGRVAAICGATIGLAQIGLLNDINHTSNALAYLKQSVPCYNGDKLYQELLSVSSDRIITASGIAPIEFAKQIFQSLDIMDEEAREKWYQLFKYGVWQA; encoded by the coding sequence ATGAAGAGAGTTATTGTCTTATTATTTGATGGCTATTCCGATTGGGAAATCTCATTTTTGACGCCTGAATTGCAGAAAAATAGAGATGTTACACTCCAATATGTTTCAATTCATGGAGATTCTGTAACTTCCATGGGTGGCTTATTAGTTAAGGGTTTATTTCCATTTTCTGAATTGAATATGGAGACTGTCTCTATGTTGATACTTCCTGGAGGTCCTATTTGGGAATCGGGTGTAGATGAAATAATATTGAATTTAATTCGAAGAGTATTGGATCAAGGGGGTAGAGTCGCAGCTATTTGTGGTGCAACAATAGGATTGGCCCAAATAGGACTTCTTAACGATATTAATCATACAAGTAATGCTCTTGCTTATCTAAAACAATCGGTGCCTTGTTACAATGGCGATAAACTGTATCAAGAATTATTATCTGTCTCTTCTGATCGTATTATTACTGCTAGTGGGATTGCTCCAATTGAGTTTGCGAAGCAAATATTCCAATCTCTAGACATAATGGATGAGGAAGCCCGAGAGAAATGGTACCAACTTTTTAAGTATGGAGTTTGGCAAGCATAA